The genomic interval CATCAGCAGGCCCAGCAGCGACTTCTCGCCGACCGGCCCGGACGGGCGCAGGTACTGCCAGGCCGGCATCAGGGCGCTGAGCGCAATCAGCCCGACCATGGCCACATACAGCGCGCGGCGCGCCAGCGGCCGGTCCAGCAGCAGGCACAGCACCCGATCGTAGGCGCCGTAGGCCTGCGCACTGTGGGCCTGAAAATCACCGAGCAGGGGCTTGGGCCGCAGCCACCGGCGCGCCGCCCAGGGCGTGACCACATAGGCGAACAGCAGCGAGGTGAACATCGCCGTCGGCAGGTTGAACACGATCGGGAAGAAAAACTCCCCCGGCATGCCGCTGACCACGATCATGGCCGCGAATACCGCCATCATCGAAAAGGTGGCGAAATTGGTGGCGTTGCCGATCTCGGCCACCGCCAGCACGGCCATCGCCCGCCGGTCGCCGGCCGGATTGTCGGTGTAGTGGCGGTAGATGTTCTCCACCACCACGATGGCGTCGTCCACCAGCGAGCCGAGCGCCAGGATCAGCGCGAACAGCGCCACACGGTTGATGGTGACCCCGGCAAAGCCGTCGGCCATGACCACGGTGAGCATCACCAGCGGCACCACCAGCATCACCATCAGGCCCTCGCGCCAGCCCAGCGTCAGCAACAGCGTCCCGACCACCGCCAGGATGGCGACTGCCAGATGTTCGACCAGCGTGTTGACGGCGTCGTCGGCCTTGTCGCCGTCGTTGCGCGTGGTCACCACCTGCACGCTGGCGGGCACGAACTGGCGCTGCATGCGCAGCACGCGCTCCTGGACCTGCTGGCCGATGCGCACGGCGTTCTGGCCGGACTTCTTGGCCACGGCGATGGTCACTGCCGGCAGTTCCTGGCCACCCAGCGCTGCAAAACGCGGATCCGCCGCACCGAAGGCCAGCCGGGCCATGCTGTGGCGGTCCTGCGGCGGGCCGTCGATGATTTCCGCGACGTCTTCAAGGTAGATCAGCCGGCCCTTGCTCTCGCCCACCACCAGGTGCCGCAGGTCTTCCAGCGACGCCAGCTGGTTGTCCAGATACACACCGGCCCGTTCGCCGCGCTCGGTGATGTCGCCCACCGGGCGCGCCAGGTTGGACGCCGCCAGGCGCGCCAGGCCCTGATCCAGGGTGATGCCGAAGGCCTGCATGCGCTCGGGCTCCACCTCCACCCGCAGCTCGCGATCACGCCCGCCATAGACCTGCACGATCGACACCCCGCGCACACTGCGCAGGCGTTCGGCCATGCGGTCGGCCACGCGTTTCAGGGCATGGTCGTCATACTCGGCCGAGGCCAGGGTAATGGTGACCACCGGCACGTCGTCGGCGTCGATCGGCGTGACGGTCGGCGCACCGGCCTGCGGCGGCAGGCGCGGGCGCAGTTGCTCGACCTTGTCGTAGACGCGCACCAGAGCCGCTTCCTTGGGCACGCCCACGTCGAACTCGACCTGCACCGAGGCCAGGGAGTTGCTGGCCGTGCCATAGGTGTGCTTCACGTCCGGCATTTCGGACAACGCCGCTTCCAGCGGCGTCAGCAGCAGGCGTTCGACCTCCTGCGCACTGGCACCGGGCAGCGCCACGCTGACCTGCGCGGCCGGCACCAGGATCTGTGGGTTCTCCTCACGCGGGGTCAGCAGCAGGGCCAGCGTGCCGAACAGGGACACGCCCAGGATCACCAGCGGCGTGAGCTTCGAATCGACAAAAAAGCTGGCCAGACGGCCAGCGACGTTGAAGCGCGGATCGCTCATTGCGCGGCAGGCGTGCTGACCGCCAGGCGATCCCCGTCACGCAGGTCGGCCGGCGGGTTCAGCACCAGCCGGTCGCCGTCCACAAGGCCGGCCGTGACCTCCACCCGCCCGTCGATCTGTCGACGGGTGCGCAGCCAGCGAAACTCGACCCGACCGTCCGCCGCCACCCGGAACACGCCCGAAAGACCACCGCGCTCGGTCAGCGCCGCCTGCGGCACGGTCAGGGGCTGATCTTCACCCACGTGGAACTGGGCGCGCCCGAACATGCCCGGCAGCAGCCCGGCGGCAATCGGCAGACTGACCTTGACCTCGTAGCGCCGGGTGGCTGGATCGGCTGACGGCACCACCCGCAACAGACGCCCTTCGTAGGCCTGCGGCGCGGCGTCGAGTTTCACGCGCACCGGCTGCGCCGGGTCGAGCTGCGTGACGCGGCTCTCGGCGACGTAGGTCTGGAACACCAGCGTGTTCCGGGCCTCGATTTCCAGAATGGGCACGCCCGGCGTGGCCAGATCACCGGCCTCGCGCAGCCGCGCGACCACCACGCCGTCGACCGGGCTGATGATGCTGGTGTAGGCCCGCTGGGCATTGGCGGTTTCGAGTGCCGCCTGGGCCTCGGCCAGGCGCGCCTGCGCCACCTGGCGCCGCACTTGCGCCTTGCGCAGGGTGTCCATCGGCACGGCGCCGGTCTTGGTCAGGGCGGTGAACTTGTCCACGTCCACCCGTGCATCGGCCAGATCGGCCTGCGCCGAGGCGAGCGCCGCGGCCGCCCGCCGCACCGCACCCTCCACGTCGGACGGGTCGATTTCAACCACCACCTGGCCCTCGCGGACCAGGTCCCCTTCCCGCACTGCGAGCTTGCGGATGAAGCCGCTGATGCGCGACGACAGCTGCACGCGCTCATCGGCAATCACGCTGCCGGGGGCCGTGTAATAGCGCGGCACCGTGCTGACGCCGGCGGTGGCCAGTTCAAGATCGTTGCGGCTGCGCGGCGCTGACGATGGAGTCGAATCGCCGCAGGCTGCCAGCAGCAGCGGTAACAGCACAAACAGCAGCGGGCGGCCAATCCCTGGCCGGCGGAGCATTACTTCGGATCCTTGCGCATACCGTGCAGGGCCAGGTCCGTGACGTGATCGATGATCGCCTGACGCAGATCGTCCGGCGTGTCGGAGGGCATCAGATAGCGCCGTACCGGCTCCAGGGTGTAGTGCCCGATGGTCAGTGCCAACGCAGAGCTCGCCAGGAACGAGGGCCGGTAGTTGCCGGGCGGCAGGTCGCGTCCCACGCGCATGATTTCCCGGAACGGTTCGGCGAATACCCGGGTTGCCAGGTATTCGAGCCGCTTCTCGTCCCGCTCCAGCAGCTCGCGCCGCAACATGGGCAGGAACAATTCGTCGCCGTGGATGGCGTCGACCAGCACTTCCACCACCCGGCGCACCTTGTCCTCGAACGTCGTCAGGCCCTTGAGGGCCTCGCCCATGCGGCCGATGCGGCGCCGGAAGGTGTACTCCAGCACTTCCAGATACAGCTGGTCCTTGTCGGTGAAGTGGTGATACAGCGCCGCCGGCGTGATGCCGCAGGCCTTGGCCAGGTCGCGCATGGAGGTGGCCGCGTAGCCACCGGCGGCGAACAGCGGCGCCGTTTTTTCCAGGATGTCTTCCTTGCTCAGGCGACGGATGAGCTTGTCTGTTGCAGGCGGCATTGGTTTTTTATTCCTGAATGAACGTTAGGCGCGGCTGCGCATGATACTGATCCGTGCCGTAAACGCCAGTCCGGCGCCGCATCATTTAGCAACAGTCAGGCCAGATTCGCCGGCTCCAACCGGTCACTCGCTGGTCGAGGCTGCTTCACGCCGCTGCGCACGCCTCGCGAGCAGCTTGGCCACCAGCAACCCCAGCTCAAACAAAAGCCACACCGGCACCGCCAGGATGGTTTGCGAGAACACGTCCGGCGGCGTCAGCAGCATGCCGACGATGAACGCGCCGACGATCACGTACGGCCGTCCCTTGCGCAAGGTAGCGATGTCGACGAAGCCCAGCGACACCAGCAGAACCACGATCACCGGCACCTCGAAGGCAACCCCGAAGGCCAGGAACAGCGTCAGCACGAAATCCAGGTAACTGGTCACATCGGTCATTACCAGCACGCCGGCTGGCGCTGCGGCGGCAAAGAAGCCGAAGATGATCGGGAACACCACGAAATACGCGAACGCCATGCCCAGATAAAACAGCAGCACACTGCTGATCAGCATGGGCAAGGCCAGGGCCCGTTCGCGCAGGTACAGGCCCGGCGCGACAAAGGCCCAGGCCTGGTGCAGCACCAGTGGCATGGCCAGATAGACCGCCAGCATCATCGCGAACTTGAACGGCGCCAGAAACGGCGCCGCAACGCCGGTGGCGATCATCGAGGCGCCTTCCGGCAGGCGCTGCATCAGCGGCTGCGCAAGCGTCGTGTACAGCGGGTTGGCGAACGGCATCAGCGAGAACATCAGCACCACGATGATCACCGCCGACCGCAGCAGCCGGGTGCGCAGCTCCAGCAGATGCGACATCAGGGACTGCTGGGGTGCTTCCTCAGGTTCCATCGCTGGCGGCACTCGTTTTGTTGGATTCAGGGCTTTGGGTCGGTGCCGACGAATCCACCTGCGCGCTGGCCGCAGCTGCCAGTTCCGTACCGGCCTCCACCACGTCCTTGTGCAGCGCCTCGACGGGCTCTGCCAACCGCCGGGCCTCTTCGCGCAGGGTCTGGCGCAGTTCCTCGGCCTTCAGCTCGCGGTCGACCTCAGCCGTAAAACGCTGCACGGTCGCGCGCAAGCGGCCCATCCACAGGCCGGCCGTGCGGGCTGCCTGCGGCAAGCGTTCCGGGCCCAGCACCAGCAGGGCGATCACGCCACACAGCAGCAGCTCGCTGAATCCGATGTCGAACACGCTGCCTCAGCCGTCGTGATGCTCGCGCTGCGAGGTGCTGTCGGCGGGGCGCGCCGGCTCGCTGCGGCGGTCGGCCAGGCGCTCGGCCTCGCGCGTCGCCTCGTCCTTCTCGCCTTCCTTCATGGCATTGCGAAAGCCCTTGATGGCGCCGCCCAGATCCCCGCCCAGGCTGCGCAGGCGCTTGCCGCCGAACAGCACCAGCACGATCGCCAGAATGATCAGCAGTCGCAGCGGCGTGATGCCTTCCAGGCCCATGGCCCTATCCTCCAAGTTGGGTGAATCATTGATCCTGCCGCTCGAACCGGCTATCGGACGCTCAGGGCACGCCGCGGCTGGCCTTCTCGTCCAGTCCCGAGCGCCCGAAGCGCCGCTCCAGTTCCGCCAGCACGTCGTCGACCGACAGATTCTGCGCCACCAGCACGACCATCGTGTGAAACCACAGATCGGCCGCCTCGGCGACGATGCGCTCGGGCACCCCATCCTTGCCGGCCATGACCAGCTCGGTGGCTTCCTCGCCGATTTTCTTCAGCATGCCGTCGGCGCCACCGGCCAGCAGCCTGGCGACGTAAGAGCTTTCGGGCGCCGCGCCGCGGCGCGCTTCCAGCACCGCCTGCAGGCGGGCAAGCACGTCACTCATGGCCGCTTGCGCCCGGATAAATGGCGTCTGGGCTGCGCAGCACCGGCTCGTCGGCGAGCCACTCGCCGTCGGCGAGGCGCAAAAAAAAGCACCGCTCGCGGCCGGTATGACAGGCGATGCCGCCCCGTTGTTCCACGGTCAGCAACACGGTGTCGCCGTCGCAGTCCAGGCGCAGCTCGCGCACGATTTGCGTGTGTCCGGAGGTCTCGCCCTTGCGCCACAGCCGCCCGCGCGAGCGCGACCAATACACGGCAACGCCCTCGGCCACGGTGGCGGCCAGCGCCTCGCGGTTCATCCACGCCATCATCAGCACCCGGCCGCTGCCGGCGTCCTGGGCGATGGCCGGCACCAGACCCCGTTCGTCCCAGCGCACGGCGTCCAGAAAATCAGGCATCGGCCAGCGCCGGATCGTCACGGCGCACCACCACGCCGGCCGCTGCCAGGCGCGCCTTGGCCTGGTCGATGCTGTAGTCGCCGAAATGAAAGATGCTGGCCGCCAGCACCGCGTCGGCATGCCCCAGCAGCACGCCGTCGCGCAGGTGATCCAGATTGCCAACGCCGCCGGAGGCGATCACCGGCACCGGCACGGCGTCGCTCACGCGGCGCGTGAGTTCCAGGTCAAAGCCCTCGCGGGTGCCGTCGCGGTCCATGCTGGTCAGCAGCAGCTCGCCGGCGCCGAGCGCCACCATGCGCTGCGCCCACTCGATGGCATCGAGGCCGGTGGCGCGCCGCCCGCCGTGGGTGAACACCTCCCAGCGCTGCGGCCCGACCTGCTTGGCGTCGATGGCGACCACGATGCACTGGCTGCCGAACTGCTGCGCCGCCTCGGCCACCAGCTGCGGCCGCTGCACGGCGGCAGTGTTGATCGACACCTTGTCGGCGCCGGCCACCAGCAGGCGGCGGATGTCCTCGACGCTGCGTACGCCACCGCCGACCGTGAAGGGGATGAACACCTGCTCGGCGACCGCTTCCACCACGTGCAGCAGCGTGTCGCGGTCGTCCGCGCTGGCGGTGATGTCCAGGAACACCAGTTCGTCGGCGCCGGCCTCGCTGTAGCGCTTGCCGGTTTCCACCGGGTCACCGGCGTCGCGCAGTTCGACGAAGCGCACGCCCTTGACGACGCGCCCGTGGTCGACGTCCAGACACGGAATGATGCGCTTGGCGAGCACGCCCTAGCCGCCCAGTTCCACGACGCGCCGCAGCGCCGTCGGCAGGTCGAGGCTGCCCTCGTACAGGGCGCGGCCGATCACCACACCGGACACGCCCTCGCCGGCGACGGCGCACAGGGCCTCGATGTCGGCCAGATCCGTCACGCCACCGGAGGCAATCACCGGCACCGTCACGGCGCGCGCCAGCTCGACCACGCCGTCCACGTTGACGCCGCGCAGCATGCCGTCGCGACCGATGTCGGTATAGATGATGGCTTCCACGCCGTCGCGCTCGAAATGCTGGGCCATGTCGATCACGCCGTGCTGCGACAGCTTGGACCAGCCGTCGATGGCTACCTTGCCGTCGCGGGCGTCCAGCCCCACGATGATATGGCCCGGGTACTCGGTGCAGGCATCGCCCACGAAGTGCGGCACGTTGACCGCCTGCGTGCCCAGGATCACGTAGCGCACGCCGGCGTCCAGATAGGCCTCGATGGTGTCCTCGTCGCGGATGCCGCCGCCGACCTGCACGTCCACGCCGGCGACTGCGGCCGTGATCGCGGCGATGACCTTGGCGTTGACCGGCCGGCCCGCCACGGCGCCATCCAGGTCCACCACGTGCACGCGCGTGGCACCCTGCTCCACCCAGCGGCGGGCCACGGCGACCGGGTCGTCGTCGAACACCGTCACGTCATCCATGTGCCCCTGGCGCAGGCGCACGCACTTGCCGCCCTTCAGGTCGATGGCGGGTATCAGCAGCATCAGTCCTCTCCTCGGGTAGTGCCGTCCCAGCTCACGAAGTTGGCCAGCAGACGCAGGCCCGCGTGATGACTCTTTTCCGGATGAAACTGTGTCGCCAGCAGGTTGCCGCGCGCCAGCGCGCAGGCGAACGCCGTGCTGCCGTGCTGGCTGCGCCCAAGCACGAGTGCCTCATCCGCGGGGCACACGTAGTAACTGTGCACGAAGTAAAACCACGCGCCATCCGGGATGCCGGCCAGCACGGGATGCGATTTCGTGAAGCCGACCTGATTCCAGCCCATGTGCGGCACCTTGCGCCGTTCGCCGCCCGGCAGCAACTCGCCGTCCGCGAAGCGCGCCACGCGCCCGGCAACCAGACCCAGGCCGGGCACGCCGCCGTCTTCCTCGCTGAACTCCAGCAGCGCCTGCAGGCCAAGACAGATGCCCAGGAACGGCTTGGTCAAGGCCGCCTCGCGCACCGCATCCGCCAGGCCGCTATCGGCCAGGCGCACCACGCAGGCGCCGATCGCGCCCTGGCCGGGAAACACCACCCGCGCCGCGTTGCGGATCACGGCCGGATCGGCACTGACCTGCACGCGGGCACCGACGTGCTCCAGCGCCTTGGCCACCGACCGCAGGTTGCCCATGCCAAAGTCGATGACGACGGTGTCGTTCATGGCGCGTCAGGAAAATCGACCGGTTGCTGTCAAAGGCTGCCCTTGGTCGACGGCACACTGCCGGCGGCCCGCGGATCGATGGCCAATGCCGTGCGCAGTGCCCGGCCGAAGGCCTTGAACACGGTCTCGGCGATGTGGTGCGCGTTGCCGCCGCGCAGGCAGTCGATGTGCAGCGTCACCAGCGCATGGTTGACGAAGCCCTGGAAGAACTCGCGCAGCAGGTCGACGTCGAAGTCCCCGACCCGGGCCCGTGGATAGTCCACCGCGTAGACCAGCCCCGGCCGGCCGGAACAGTCCAGCACCACCCGTGACAGCGCCTCGTCGAGCGGCACGTAGGCGTGGCCGTAGCGGGTGATGCCGGCGCAGTCGCCCAGCGCCTGCTGCACGGCCTGGCCGAAGGTGATGCCAATGTCTTCCACCGTGTGGTGGGCGTCGATGTGCAGGTCGCCGGTGGCCTCGACCGTGATGTCGAGCGCGCCGTGGCGGGCCACCTGTTCGAGCATGTGGTCCAGGAAAGGCAAGCCGCTGGCCAGCTTCGAGGCGCCGCTGCCGTCCAGATTCACCTGAACCCGGATGTCGGTCTCGCGGGTGGTGCGCCGGATGTCGGCGCTGCGCTGGCTGTTCATACCGTACCGGTCAAATGCGCCCGCAGGGCGGCAAGCAGGGCCTCGTTCTCGGCCGCCGTGCCGACCGTCACCCGCAGGCAATCGGTCAGCAGTGGATGGCCGCCGTGGACGTTCTTGACCAGTATACCGGCCTGTTGCAGCGCCCCGTGCGTGGCCGGCGCCTGGCCGGGCGGCAGACGCAGCAGGATGAAATTGGCGTCGCTTGGATAAACCGTGACGCCCGGCAGGGCTTTCAGTGCCTGCAACAGGCGTTGGCGCTGCTCGCAGATGCGCGCCGCCTCGGCGGCCAGCCGGTCCGCGTGCGCCAGCGCGAACCGCGCCGACCGCTGCGTCAGGGTGTTGATGTTGTAGGGCAGCCGGGCCTTGTCGAACTGTGCCAGCCAGTCCGGGTGGCCGATCAGATAGCCCAGCCGCAAGCCGGCCAGGCCCACCTTCGATAGCGTGCGCAGTACCAGCAGATGATCGAATTCCAGCAGCCAGGGCAACACGCTGCGCCCGGCGAACGGGAAGTAGGCCTCGTCCACCACCACCAGGCCGGGCGCGGCGCCGATCAGCGCGCGCAGGTCGGCCGGGGCGAACAGCCCGGCGGTGGGATTGTTCGGACAGGCCAGATAAATCAGGGCCGGCCGGTGGCGGTCGATGGCCGCCCGCATCGCCGGCAGGTCCAGACCGAAATCCGCCCGCAGCGGCACGTCGATCACGTCCAGGCCCGCCACGCGCGCGATCAGCGAGTACATCGAGAAGGTCGGCGTGGGCAGCAACACGCTGGCGCCAGGCCGCGCCAGACACAGGTCGATCAGCTGAATCAGCTCGTCCGAACCGTTGCCCAGCAGCAGTCCGCGACCTGGCGGCACGCCGGCCTGGCGGGCCAGCGCCTGCGCCAGTTCGGCCGGGTGCGGCAACGGGTAGCGGTTCAGTTCCACGCCACGCAGGCCGGCCAGCCATTCTTCCTCGAGCTCGCCCGGCCACGGGTAGGGATTCTCCATGGCGTCGAGCTTGAGCAGGCCCGCCGCCGGCGGCACGTGATAGGCACTCAGCGCCCGAATTTCAGGCCGCAGCAAGGCGTCGATGCGCGCGGCCGGTGACCCGCTCATGGCCGCTCCAGCCGGCATTCGGCCGAACGCGCGTGGGCGCTCAGACCCTCGCCACGGGCAAGCTCCGCGGCCAGCGGCGCCAGCGCCGCGGCACCGGCGGCGCTCAGGCCAATCAGGCTGCTGCGTTTCTGAAAGTCGTACACGCCCAGCGGCGAGCTGAAGCGCGCCGTGCGCGCCGTCGGCAGCACGTGGTTGGGTCCGGCGCAGTAATCGCCGATGGCTTCCGGCGAGTGGGCGCCCAGAAATATCGCCCCGGCGTGGCGAATGTGCGGCAACAGCGCCTGCGGATCGGCCACCGCCAGCTCCAGGTGCTCGGGCGCCAACGCGCTGGCGAGCGCGGCGGCCTCGGTCAGATCGCGGGTCAGGATCAAGGCTCCGTGCCGGTGCAGCGCGGCCTCGACGATGACGCGCCGCTCAAGACTCGGCAGTAGGGCCGCCATGCGCTCGGCCACGCGGTCCAGATAGGCCGCATCCGGGCACAGCAGAATGGACCGCGCCTGCTCGTCGTGCTCGGCCTGCGCGAACAGGTCATGGGCCAGCCAGTCGGCCGGGGCGCTGCCGTCGGCGACGATCACCACCTCCGACGGGCCGGCGATCATGTCAATGCCGACGGTGCCGAACACCTGCCGCTTGGCGGCCGCCACGTAGCGGTTGCCCGGACCGACGATCTTGTCCACAGCCGGGACGGTCGCCGTGCCGTAGGCCAGCGCCGCCACCGCCTGCGCGCCGCCGATGCGAAACGCCCGATCCACACCGGCAACGTGCGCCGCCGCCAGCACCAGCGGGTTCTCGATACCACCCGGGGTGGGCGACACCATGATGATTTCAGCAACCCCTGCCACCTTGGCCGGAATGACGTTCATCAGCACGCTCGACGGGTACGCCGCCTTGCCGCCCGGCACGTACACACCGACCCGGTCCAGCGGCGTCACCCGCTGGCCGAGCACGCTGCCGTCGGCTTCGCTGTACTGCCAGGATTCCTGGCGCTGGTGCCGGTGGTAAGCGCGCACGCGCTCGGCGGCAGCCAGCAGGGCATCGCGCTGGGCCGGCGTGATGGTCACCACGGCCGCCTCGAGCTGCGCGCGGGGGATTTCGAGTGCGCCGGCGCCGGCGGGAGTCCAGCCGTCGAAACGGCGCGTGCAGTCCAGCAGTGCCTCGTCGCCGTGCTCGCGCACCGCGCTCAGGATCGCCTGTACAGGCGCCTGCACCTCGATGTCGTCCGGCGCGCCGGCCGCCTGCAGTGAGGCGAAGGCAGCCTCGAAACCGGCCGCCCGACTGTCAAGCCGACGCATCGGTCACCTGCCGGGTCAAGGCTTCCAGCGCGCCGATCAGCCGTTCCAGCGCAGGCTGCTTGAGCTTCATCGAGGCCCGGTTCACGACCAGGCGCGAGCTGATGTTGGCGATATGCGCCAGCGGCGCCAGGCCGTTGGCGCGCAGCGTGTTGCCGGTGTCGACCAGGTCCACGATGCAGTCGGCCAGGCCCACCAGCGGCGCCAGCTCCATCGAGCCGTAGAGCTTGATCGGCTCCACCTGCACGCCGCGCTCGGCGTAGTAGCGCTGGGTGATGTTCAGGTACTTGGTGGCCACGCGCAGGCGGCCGGTCGGCAGCGCCACGTCTGCGCGTCCGCACACCATCAGCCGGCAGCGGGCGATACCCAGATCCAGCGGCTCGTAAAGGCCCTCGCCACCGTGCTCGAGCAGCACGTCCTTGCCGGCGATGCCGGCGTCAGCCGCGCCGTAGGCGACGTAGGTCGGCACGTCGGTGGCACGGATGATGATCAGCTGCACGCCGGGGGAGGTCGTATCGACGATCAGCCGCCGCCCGATGTCGCCCACCGGCGCGATCCCCACCCGCGCCAGCAGCGGCAGGGTCTCGTCCAGGATGCGGCCCTTGGAGACCGCGATGCGCAAGCCTTCCATGACGATCTCAGGCCGCGCGGCGGTCCGGCACACGGCGGATGTCGGCACCAAGCTGCGAGAGCTTCTCCTCGATGCACTCGTAGCCGCGGTCGATGTGGTAGATGCGGCTGACCTGCGTCTCGCCGACCGCCACCAGTCCAGCCAGCACCAGCGACGCCGAGGCGCGCAGGTCGGTCGCCATCACCGGCGCCCCGGTCAGGCGCTCGACGCCGCGGATGAAGGCCGTGGAACCTTCCAGGCGCACGTCGGCGCCCATGCGCTGCAGCTCCTGCACATGCATGAAGCGGTTCTCGAAGATGGTCTCGGTCACCGTGGCGGCGCCCTCGGCGATCATGTCCAGCACCATGAACTGCGCCTGCATGTCGGTCGGCATGGCCGGATACGGCGCGGTGCGCAGGCTGACCGCCAACGGCCGGCGGCCCTGCATGTCCAGGCTGATCCAGTCCGGACCGGTGTCGATCCGGGCGCCCGCATCGCGCAGCTTGTGCAGCACGATTTCCAGCAGTTCAGGCCGGGTGTCCTTGAGCTTCACGCGGCCGCCGGTGAGCGCGGCGGCGACCAGGTAGGTGCCGGTCTCGATGCGGTCGGGCACCACCGTGTGGTGGGCGCCGGACAGGCTCTGGCGCCCTTCGATGATCAGCGTGTCGGTACCGGCACCCTGGATGTGGGCGCCCATGGCCGTCAGACACAGCGCCAGATCGCTTATCTCCGGCTCGCGGGCGGCATTCTCGATGATGGTCGTGCCCTCGGCCAGGGCAGCCGCCATCATCAAATTCTCGGTGGCGGTCACCGACACCAGGTCCATGACCAGATGCGCACCGTGCAGGCGCGGCGCCGTGGCCTTGATGTAGCCGTTCTCGACTTTGATCTGGGCACCCATGGCGGCCAGGCCGTCCAGGTGCAGATTGACCGGCCGCTGACCGATGGCACAGCCGCCCGGCAGCGACACCTCCGCGTGCCCGAAGCGCGCCAGCAGCGGCCCCAGCACCAGAATGGAAGCGCGCATGGTCTTGACCAGCTCGTAGGGCGCGAACTGGTTGGTCACGGTGCGCGGGTCGACCTCGATCTGCATCTGCTCGTCCACGGACACGGTGGCACCCATGCGCCCGAGCAGCTCCAGCGTGGTGGTGATGTCATGCAGATGCGGCACGTTGCCGATGGTCATCGGCCCGTCGGCCAGCAGGGTGGCGGCAAGAATCGGCAGGGCCGCGTTCTTGGCGCCCGAAATACGAATTTCGCCGGTCAGGCGCGCGCCGCCCTGAACGATAAGCTTTTCCAAGGTGGATCCTGGCCTGCGCTGCGAGTAGCCGGCACCGGGGCCGGCGCGATGATCAGCCCTTGACGGACTCCAGCAGTTCCTGCAATTCGCCGCTCTCGTAGAGCGCCTGCATGATGTCGCTGCCGCCGATGAACTCGCCGCCGACGTACAGCTGCGGAATGGTCGGCCAGCTGGAGTAGGCCTTGATGCCCTGGCGCACCTCATCGTCCGCCAGCACGTTGACGGTTTCGAACTCGACGCCGCAGGCCTCCAGCATCTGCACCGCCTTGCCGGAGAAGCCGCACTGCGGAAACCGCCGGTCGCCCTTCATGAACAGCACCACCGGCACCGCATTGACGAAGCGGTCGATCTTTTCGAGCACATCCATGGCCATTACCTC from Immundisolibacter sp. carries:
- the hisA gene encoding 1-(5-phosphoribosyl)-5-[(5-phosphoribosylamino)methylideneamino]imidazole-4-carboxamide isomerase, which gives rise to MLLIPAIDLKGGKCVRLRQGHMDDVTVFDDDPVAVARRWVEQGATRVHVVDLDGAVAGRPVNAKVIAAITAAVAGVDVQVGGGIRDEDTIEAYLDAGVRYVILGTQAVNVPHFVGDACTEYPGHIIVGLDARDGKVAIDGWSKLSQHGVIDMAQHFERDGVEAIIYTDIGRDGMLRGVNVDGVVELARAVTVPVIASGGVTDLADIEALCAVAGEGVSGVVIGRALYEGSLDLPTALRRVVELGG
- the hisH gene encoding imidazole glycerol phosphate synthase subunit HisH — translated: MNDTVVIDFGMGNLRSVAKALEHVGARVQVSADPAVIRNAARVVFPGQGAIGACVVRLADSGLADAVREAALTKPFLGICLGLQALLEFSEEDGGVPGLGLVAGRVARFADGELLPGGERRKVPHMGWNQVGFTKSHPVLAGIPDGAWFYFVHSYYVCPADEALVLGRSQHGSTAFACALARGNLLATQFHPEKSHHAGLRLLANFVSWDGTTRGED
- the hisB gene encoding imidazoleglycerol-phosphate dehydratase HisB; the protein is MNSQRSADIRRTTRETDIRVQVNLDGSGASKLASGLPFLDHMLEQVARHGALDITVEATGDLHIDAHHTVEDIGITFGQAVQQALGDCAGITRYGHAYVPLDEALSRVVLDCSGRPGLVYAVDYPRARVGDFDVDLLREFFQGFVNHALVTLHIDCLRGGNAHHIAETVFKAFGRALRTALAIDPRAAGSVPSTKGSL
- the hisC gene encoding histidinol-phosphate transaminase, with the translated sequence MSGSPAARIDALLRPEIRALSAYHVPPAAGLLKLDAMENPYPWPGELEEEWLAGLRGVELNRYPLPHPAELAQALARQAGVPPGRGLLLGNGSDELIQLIDLCLARPGASVLLPTPTFSMYSLIARVAGLDVIDVPLRADFGLDLPAMRAAIDRHRPALIYLACPNNPTAGLFAPADLRALIGAAPGLVVVDEAYFPFAGRSVLPWLLEFDHLLVLRTLSKVGLAGLRLGYLIGHPDWLAQFDKARLPYNINTLTQRSARFALAHADRLAAEAARICEQRQRLLQALKALPGVTVYPSDANFILLRLPPGQAPATHGALQQAGILVKNVHGGHPLLTDCLRVTVGTAAENEALLAALRAHLTGTV
- the hisD gene encoding histidinol dehydrogenase, with product MRRLDSRAAGFEAAFASLQAAGAPDDIEVQAPVQAILSAVREHGDEALLDCTRRFDGWTPAGAGALEIPRAQLEAAVVTITPAQRDALLAAAERVRAYHRHQRQESWQYSEADGSVLGQRVTPLDRVGVYVPGGKAAYPSSVLMNVIPAKVAGVAEIIMVSPTPGGIENPLVLAAAHVAGVDRAFRIGGAQAVAALAYGTATVPAVDKIVGPGNRYVAAAKRQVFGTVGIDMIAGPSEVVIVADGSAPADWLAHDLFAQAEHDEQARSILLCPDAAYLDRVAERMAALLPSLERRVIVEAALHRHGALILTRDLTEAAALASALAPEHLELAVADPQALLPHIRHAGAIFLGAHSPEAIGDYCAGPNHVLPTARTARFSSPLGVYDFQKRSSLIGLSAAGAAALAPLAAELARGEGLSAHARSAECRLERP
- the hisG gene encoding ATP phosphoribosyltransferase, producing MEGLRIAVSKGRILDETLPLLARVGIAPVGDIGRRLIVDTTSPGVQLIIIRATDVPTYVAYGAADAGIAGKDVLLEHGGEGLYEPLDLGIARCRLMVCGRADVALPTGRLRVATKYLNITQRYYAERGVQVEPIKLYGSMELAPLVGLADCIVDLVDTGNTLRANGLAPLAHIANISSRLVVNRASMKLKQPALERLIGALEALTRQVTDASA
- the murA gene encoding UDP-N-acetylglucosamine 1-carboxyvinyltransferase translates to MEKLIVQGGARLTGEIRISGAKNAALPILAATLLADGPMTIGNVPHLHDITTTLELLGRMGATVSVDEQMQIEVDPRTVTNQFAPYELVKTMRASILVLGPLLARFGHAEVSLPGGCAIGQRPVNLHLDGLAAMGAQIKVENGYIKATAPRLHGAHLVMDLVSVTATENLMMAAALAEGTTIIENAAREPEISDLALCLTAMGAHIQGAGTDTLIIEGRQSLSGAHHTVVPDRIETGTYLVAAALTGGRVKLKDTRPELLEIVLHKLRDAGARIDTGPDWISLDMQGRRPLAVSLRTAPYPAMPTDMQAQFMVLDMIAEGAATVTETIFENRFMHVQELQRMGADVRLEGSTAFIRGVERLTGAPVMATDLRASASLVLAGLVAVGETQVSRIYHIDRGYECIEEKLSQLGADIRRVPDRRAA
- the grxD gene encoding Grx4 family monothiol glutaredoxin, producing MDVLEKIDRFVNAVPVVLFMKGDRRFPQCGFSGKAVQMLEACGVEFETVNVLADDEVRQGIKAYSSWPTIPQLYVGGEFIGGSDIMQALYESGELQELLESVKG